The following proteins come from a genomic window of Paenibacillus spongiae:
- a CDS encoding aminoglycoside N(3)-acetyltransferase: protein MQEIQGTLITTASLQEDFVRLGLRPGMTVIVHASFKSLGQWVAGGPVAVILALEEVLGESGTLVMPAHTGDLSDPSGWANPPVRESWWKTIREQMPAFDPDLTPTYGMGIIAECFRKQQGVFRSSHPQVSFAAWGKHARTITDKHSLAYSLGEHSPLARIYDVDGWVLLLGVGHANNTSLHLAEYRAGFKSKKEQVCKAPVQQDGVRSWIDFQDVDFDSDDFAVLGNAFERETGLFLRGKVAGADTLLARQRDLVDYAVRWLEANR, encoded by the coding sequence ATGCAGGAAATACAAGGGACGTTAATAACGACCGCATCGTTGCAAGAGGATTTCGTTCGGCTAGGGCTGCGACCGGGTATGACGGTGATCGTACACGCTTCGTTCAAGTCGCTTGGGCAGTGGGTGGCAGGCGGCCCGGTTGCGGTTATTCTCGCATTGGAAGAGGTGCTGGGGGAGAGTGGGACGCTCGTCATGCCGGCACATACCGGCGATTTGTCCGACCCGTCCGGATGGGCGAATCCGCCTGTTCGCGAATCGTGGTGGAAGACCATCCGCGAGCAGATGCCTGCCTTTGATCCGGATCTGACGCCGACCTACGGAATGGGAATTATTGCCGAATGCTTCCGCAAGCAGCAGGGCGTCTTCAGAAGCAGCCATCCGCAGGTATCCTTCGCCGCTTGGGGGAAGCATGCCCGCACGATTACGGACAAGCATTCACTCGCTTATTCGCTAGGAGAGCACTCCCCGCTTGCTCGTATTTATGATGTTGACGGCTGGGTGCTTCTCCTCGGCGTAGGGCATGCGAACAATACGTCGCTGCATCTTGCCGAGTATCGGGCCGGCTTCAAGTCGAAGAAGGAGCAGGTTTGCAAGGCACCGGTGCAGCAGGATGGCGTCCGGTCATGGATCGATTTCCAAGACGTGGACTTCGACTCCGACGATTTCGCCGTCCTGGGAAATGCATTCGAGCGGGAAACAGGGCTATTCCTGCGGGGCAAGGTTGCGGGGGCGGACACGCTGCTGGCCAGACAAAGAGATCTCGTAGATTATGCGGTACGGTGGCTGGAGGCTAACCGGTGA
- a CDS encoding aldo/keto reductase, which yields MKPYPLQKRGISASQLVLGCMRLGGGWDQSPLTAEHYKQGHEAVDAALEIGINMFDHADIYAAGKAERVFSQVLKERPGLREQVLIQSKCGIRFQEGPDHPHRFDFSEAHILRSVDGILERLGTEYIDFLLLHRPDPLVDPEEVASAVHRLKASGKVRWFGVSNMGQGQIKLLQAYCDEPFIVNQLELSLLKNGFIEQGIHINQDAARDSIFPEGTLEYCRLENIQLQSWGPLAQGVFSGGSLEGRDENTVNTAKLVHEMAKQKDTTPEAIVLAWLTTHPSGIQPVIGTVNPERIRACKDAATLRLTREEWYKLYTSQRGRNMP from the coding sequence ATGAAACCATATCCATTACAGAAACGCGGGATCTCCGCAAGCCAGCTCGTCCTGGGATGCATGAGGCTTGGCGGCGGCTGGGATCAAAGCCCGCTTACCGCCGAGCATTATAAACAAGGGCATGAAGCCGTCGATGCCGCCCTCGAAATCGGCATTAATATGTTTGACCATGCCGATATTTATGCCGCCGGCAAAGCGGAGCGGGTATTCAGCCAGGTGCTGAAGGAGCGGCCGGGGCTTCGCGAGCAGGTGCTGATTCAATCCAAGTGCGGCATCCGCTTTCAAGAGGGTCCCGATCACCCGCACCGGTTCGATTTCTCGGAAGCGCACATTCTTCGCAGCGTCGACGGGATTCTGGAGCGGCTGGGCACGGAATACATCGATTTCCTCCTGCTGCATCGTCCCGACCCGCTGGTCGATCCGGAAGAGGTGGCCAGTGCCGTTCACCGCTTGAAAGCCTCGGGCAAGGTCCGCTGGTTCGGCGTATCCAATATGGGCCAAGGCCAAATCAAGCTGCTGCAGGCCTATTGCGACGAGCCGTTCATCGTCAATCAGCTGGAGCTGAGCCTGCTTAAGAACGGCTTCATCGAGCAGGGAATCCACATCAATCAGGATGCCGCCCGCGACAGCATATTCCCCGAAGGGACGCTGGAATACTGCAGGCTGGAGAACATTCAACTGCAGTCCTGGGGGCCGCTTGCACAAGGCGTATTCTCCGGAGGCTCCTTGGAAGGCCGCGACGAGAATACCGTGAATACGGCCAAGCTTGTCCATGAGATGGCCAAGCAGAAGGATACGACACCGGAAGCCATTGTGCTCGCCTGGCTGACAACGCATCCGTCCGGTATCCAGCCCGTCATCGGCACGGTCAATCCGGAACGGATTCGCGCTTGCAAGGACGCGGCCACGCTTCGTCTTACGCGCGAGGAATGGTATAAGCTGTACACGAGCCAGCGCGGACGCAACATGCCGTAA
- a CDS encoding phytanoyl-CoA dioxygenase family protein gives MSNTLRTLTEEQKRLFDTEGYVIVKGLFSQEDLAVIESTFEVMSEQTIPGYFEPDLSPSGVEDPLKRYPRVMHPHRFNEAAMKYMLHKPVMDILEDLFGEGVLAAQSMFYYKPPGSRGQALHQDNFYLQVEPGNCIAAWTAVDAADEENGGLLIVPRTNEHEIACPDLADANESFTTHYVKPPKDRKAIPAIMDKGDVLFFNGNLIHGSYRNKSKDRFRRAFICHYANESATHISGGYKPLYRADGTIAEREDSTGGGPCGMEFEVAYPH, from the coding sequence ATGTCGAATACGTTGCGAACACTTACGGAAGAGCAGAAGCGATTGTTTGATACCGAAGGCTATGTGATTGTGAAGGGGCTGTTCTCGCAGGAGGATCTTGCCGTCATCGAGAGCACCTTCGAGGTCATGAGCGAACAGACGATTCCGGGCTATTTCGAACCGGACCTCAGCCCCTCAGGCGTCGAAGATCCGCTGAAGCGTTATCCCCGTGTTATGCACCCTCACCGCTTCAACGAAGCCGCGATGAAGTATATGCTGCACAAGCCGGTGATGGATATTCTGGAGGATCTGTTTGGCGAAGGCGTGCTGGCTGCCCAGAGCATGTTTTACTATAAGCCGCCAGGCTCACGCGGCCAGGCGCTCCATCAGGACAACTTCTATCTGCAGGTCGAGCCGGGCAACTGTATTGCTGCGTGGACGGCTGTCGATGCGGCGGATGAAGAGAACGGCGGCTTGCTGATCGTGCCGAGGACGAACGAACACGAAATCGCCTGCCCGGATCTGGCGGATGCGAATGAATCGTTCACCACGCATTACGTGAAACCGCCGAAGGACCGTAAAGCCATCCCGGCAATAATGGATAAGGGAGATGTGCTGTTCTTCAACGGCAACCTTATTCACGGCTCTTACCGCAACAAGTCGAAGGACCGGTTCCGCAGAGCCTTCATCTGCCATTATGCCAACGAATCGGCTACCCATATCTCAGGCGGCTACAAGCCTCTCTACCGGGCGGACGGAACGATTGCAGAACGGGAAGACAGCACCGGCGGCGGTCCTTGCGGCATGGAATTCGAAGTCGCATACCCGCATTAA